The genomic region CGACGTGCTGCGCCGCCTCAAAGACAATCCGCAGTGGTGCCAGATCCCCGTCGTCGTCTTCAGCAGCCGCGGCGCGCCCGAGGATATCGACACCGCCCTCAACCTGGGAGCCACCGGCTACCTGGTCAAGACCCAGACCACCCCGAGCGACGTGGTGCAGAAGGTCCACGACGTGCTGAACGCATCCGCGCCGGGCAAGCCAAAGCGCGCCCTCCCCGCCGGGGTCAAATGCCACGAGAACTCCGAGGCGCTTCGGCTTGAGGAGACCCTGCTCTGCCCGAAGTGCGGCGCGCCCATGCTGCTCGACCTGGTCGTCGCGGGCACCGGCTCGCCCGACTTCACCGGTTCGTTCGTCTGCCCC from Verrucomicrobiota bacterium harbors:
- a CDS encoding response regulator; amino-acid sequence: MRETILLVDDDQLLRQMYEQCLSSDEYEVVTAADGEACLRALEDCRPQAIVLDLVMPGGLDGFDVLRRLKDNPQWCQIPVVVFSSRGAPEDIDTALNLGATGYLVKTQTTPSDVVQKVHDVLNASAPGKPKRALPAGVKCHENSEALRLEETLLCPKCGAPMLLDLVVAGTGSPDFTGSFVCPNGCSTETV